One Dictyostelium discoideum AX4 chromosome 3 chromosome, whole genome shotgun sequence genomic region harbors:
- the serA gene encoding 3-phosphoglycerate dehydrogenase translates to MDPTTSFPKDKIKILLLENIHIAAIKQFEEQGFQVESISSSLPEDKIIEKIKDVHVLGLRSKTKVTEKILSEAKRLLAIGCFCIGTDQVDLIEAEKRGVPVFNSPFCNSRSVAELIICEIITLSRKLGDRSTEMHNKIWRKESANCHEIRGKTLGIIGYGHIGSQLSVLAEAMGMSVLYYDIARRLPLGNSKMCPDMKTLLENSNFVTLHVPDTKETVGLIGEEEINTMKKGSYLLNASRGKVVQIPHLANALRSGHLAGAAVDVYPEEPSANCKDWECELQKCPNTILTPHIGGSTEEAQEAIGLEVSDLIVQFINSGASAGSVNFPEIALPVSPSTHRILNIHNNKPGVLRDINNILSEFNVSAQVLSTRKQIGYIIADVDSEASKEIKKKISSLPNSIKTRVLY, encoded by the exons ATGGATCCAACAACATCATTCccaaaagataaaattaaaattttattattagaaaatattCATATTGCAGCAATTAAACAATTCGAGGAACAAGGTTTTCAA gttgaatcaatttcatcatcattaccagaagataaaataattgaaaagatTAAAGATGTTCATGTATTAGGATTAAGAAGTAAAACTAAAGTTACAGAAAAGATATTATCAGAAGCCAAAAGATTATTAGCAATCGGATGTTTTTGTATTGGTACAGATcaagttgatttaattgaagcaGAGAAAAGAGGTGTACCAGTTTTTAATTCACCATTTTGTAATAGTCGTTCAGTAGCAGAGTTGATAATTTGTGAAATCATTACACTTTCAAGAAAATTAGGAGATAGATCAACTGAGATGcataataaaatttggaGAAAGGAGTCGGCCAATTGTCATGAAATTCGTGGTAAAACATTAGGTATCATTGGTTATGGTCATATTGGTAGCCAATTATCAGTATTGGCAGAGGCAATGGGCATGAGTGTACTCTACTACGATATCGCCCGTCGTCTTCCATTGGGTAATTCTAAAATGTGTCCAGATATGAAAACACTATTGGAGAATAGTAATTTCGTCACTTTACATGTACCAGATACAAAAGAAACCGTTGGTTTAATTGGTGAAGAGGAGATTAATACCATGAAAAAGGGAAGCTACCTTTTGAATGCTTCACGTGGTAAAGTAGTTCAAATTCCACATCTTGCAAACGCTTTAAGATCTGGTCATTTGGCTGGTGCCGCTGTTGATGTTTATCCAGAGGAGCCAAGTGCAAATTGTAAAGATTGGGAATGTGAACTCCAAAAATGTCCAAATACAATTTTAACTCCACATATTGGTGGTAGTACTGAAGAAGCCCAAGAAGCAATCGGTTTAGAAGTTAGTGATCTCATCGTTCAATTCATCAATAGTGGTGCATCTGCTGGTTCTGTCAATTTCCCTGAAATCGCTTTACCAGTTTCACCTTCAACTCACCGTATTCTTAATATTCATAATAACAAACCTGGTGTTTTAAga gatatcaataatattttatcagAATTTAATGTTTCAGCACAAGTACTCTCAACAAGAAAACAAATTGGTTATATTATTGCAGATGTAGATTCAGAAGCATCTAAAGagattaaaaagaaaatttcttctttaccaaattcaatcaaaacaAGAGTACTTTATTAA